In Pseudomonadota bacterium, a genomic segment contains:
- a CDS encoding acetamidase/formamidase family protein, which yields MDEQALAAWLGDSIMAQRGVGRDAAGETHHLTEEMQGIYHYTMGPYSDPVLEIKPGDTVVVETRDAFEGKLVNDGDKPSEKLRVPFLNPQNGPIMVEGAEMGDALAVYIASMHPRGDDPHGIVAMIPEFGALTGTAYTATLNDPLPEIVRRIALDEENVYWSKRVTLPYKPHIGTLSCSPEIDSINSLTPDNHGGNMDLPDIGPGTVTYLPVRSPGARLFLGDAHACQGDGEVCGTAVEYSTTTTIKVDVIKGWTLDWPRYETEDAIFGVGSARPLEDATRIAYRELIRWMEADYGFDKWDAYMMLSQCGIVRLGNVVDPKYSVAAGIRKKFLAE from the coding sequence ATGGACGAACAAGCGTTGGCCGCGTGGCTCGGGGATTCGATCATGGCGCAGCGCGGCGTCGGGCGCGATGCCGCCGGTGAGACCCACCATCTCACGGAGGAAATGCAGGGCATCTATCATTACACCATGGGTCCCTATTCGGACCCGGTGCTCGAGATCAAGCCCGGCGATACGGTGGTGGTGGAGACGCGCGACGCGTTCGAGGGCAAGCTCGTCAACGACGGCGACAAGCCGAGCGAGAAGCTGCGCGTGCCTTTCCTCAATCCGCAGAATGGGCCGATCATGGTCGAAGGCGCTGAGATGGGCGATGCGCTCGCGGTTTATATCGCGTCTATGCATCCGCGCGGTGACGACCCGCACGGGATTGTCGCGATGATTCCCGAATTCGGCGCGCTCACCGGCACAGCCTATACCGCCACCCTCAACGACCCGCTACCCGAGATCGTGCGCCGCATCGCCCTCGATGAGGAAAACGTCTATTGGAGCAAGCGCGTGACGCTGCCCTACAAGCCGCATATCGGTACGCTGAGCTGCTCGCCGGAGATAGATTCCATCAATTCTTTAACCCCAGACAATCACGGCGGCAATATGGATCTGCCCGATATCGGGCCGGGCACGGTGACCTACCTGCCGGTACGCTCGCCGGGTGCGCGGTTGTTCCTCGGCGACGCCCATGCCTGTCAGGGCGACGGCGAAGTCTGTGGCACGGCGGTGGAATATTCCACGACCACGACGATTAAGGTCGATGTGATCAAGGGCTGGACGCTCGATTGGCCGCGCTATGAGACCGAAGACGCGATTTTTGGCGTCGGCAGCGCGCGGCCGTTGGAAGACGCAACCCGCATTGCCTATCGCGAGCTCATTCGCTGGATGGAGGCCGATTACGGCTTCGATAAATGGGACGCTTATATGATGCTCAGCCAATGCGGCATCGTGCGGCTGGGCAATGTCGTTGACCCCAAATACAGTGTCGCCGCCGGAATCCGCAAAAAATTCCTGGCCGAATAA